Proteins found in one Triticum aestivum cultivar Chinese Spring chromosome 4D, IWGSC CS RefSeq v2.1, whole genome shotgun sequence genomic segment:
- the LOC732707 gene encoding ribulose bisphosphate carboxylase/oxygenase activase A, chloroplastic isoform X2 produces the protein MAAAFSSTVGAPASTPTNFLGKKLKKQVTSAVNYHGKSSKANRFTVMAAENIDEKRNTDKWKGLAYDISDDQQDITRGKGIVDSLFQAPTGDGTHEAVLSSYEYVSQGLKKYDFDNTMGGFYIAPAFMDKLVVHLSKNFMTLPNIKIPLILGIWGGKGQGKSFQCELVFAKMGINPIMMSAGELESGNAGEPAKLIRQRYREAADMIKKGKMCCLFINDLDAGAGRMGGTTQYTVNNQMVNATLMNIADAPTNVQLPGMYNKEENPRVPIVVTGNDFSTLYAPLIRDGRMEKFYWAPTRDDRIGVCKGIFQTDNVSDESVVKIVDTFPGQSIDFFGALRARVYDDEVRKWVTSTGIENIGKKLVNSRDGPVTFEQPKMTVEKLLEYGHMLVQEQDNVKRVQLADTYMSQAALGDANQDAMKTGTFYG, from the exons ATGGCTGCTGCCTTCTCCTCCACCGTCGGTGCCCCG GCTTCTACGCCGACCAACTTCCTCGGGAAGAAGCTCAAGAAGCAGGTGACCTCGGCCGTGAACTACCATGGCAAGAGCTCCAAGGCCAACAGGTTCACGGTCATGGCAGCGGAAAACATCGAcgagaagaggaacaccgacaagTGGAAGGGTCTTGCGTACGATATCTCCGACGACCAGCAGGACATCACCAGAGGGAAGGGCATCGTGGACTCCCTCTTCCAGGCGCCCACTGGCGACGGCACCCACGAGGCCGTCCTCAGCTCATACGAGTACGTCAGCCAGGGACTCAAGAAGTACGACTTCGACAACACCATGGGAGGCTTCTACATCGCTCCTGCTTTCATGGACAAGCTTGTTGTCCATCTCTCCAAGAACTTCATGACCCTGCCCAACATCAAG ATCCCACTCATCTTGGGTATCTGGGGAGGCAAGGGTCAAGGAAAATCCTTCCAGTGTGAGCTTGTCTTCGCCAAGATGGGCATCAA CCCAATCATGATGAGTGCCGGAGAGCTGGAGAGTGGCAACGCCGGAGAGCCAGCCAAGCTCATCAGGCAGCGGTACCGTGAGGCTGCAGACATGATCAAGAAGGGTAAGATGTGCTGCCTCTTCATCAACGATCTTGACGCCGGTGCGGGTAGGATGGGCGGGACCACACAGTACACCGTCAACAACCAGATGGTGAACGCCACCCTCATGAACATCGCCGATGCCCCCACCAATGTGCAGCTCCCAGGCATGTACAACAAGGAGGAGAACCCACGTGTGCCCATCGTCGTCACTGGTAACGATTTCTCGACGTTGTACGCCCCTCTGATCCGTGATGGTCGTATGGAGAAGTTCTACTGGGCTCCCACCCGCGACGACCGTATCGGTGTCTGCAAGGGTATCTTCCAGACCGACAATGTCAGCGACGAGTCCGTCGTCAAGATCGTCGACACCTTCCCAGGACAATCCATCG ACTTTTTCGGTGCTCTGCGTGCTCGGGTGTACGACGACGAGGTGCGCAAGTGGGTGACCTCTACCGGTATCGAGAACATTGGCAAGAAGCTGGTGAACTCGCGGGACGGACCAGTGACCTTTGAGCAGCCAAAGATGACAGTGGAGAAGCTGCTAGAGTACGGGCACATGCTCGTCCAGGAGCAGGACAATGTCAAGCGTGTGCAGCTTGCTGACACCTACATGAGCCAGGCAGCTCTGGGTGATGCTAACCAGGATGCGATGAAGACTGGTACCTTCTACGGTTAG
- the LOC123096736 gene encoding ribulose bisphosphate carboxylase/oxygenase activase B, chloroplastic, with protein sequence MASAFSSTVGAPASTPTTFLGKKVKKQAGTLNYYHGGNKINSRVVRAMAAKKELDEGKQTDADRWKGLAYDISDDQQDITRGKGIVDSLFQAPMGDGTHEAILSSYEYISQGLRKYDFDNTMDGLYIAPAFMDKLIVHLAKNFMTLPNIKVPLILGIWGGKGQGKSFQCELVFAKMGINPIMMSAGELESGNAGEPAKLIRQRYREAADIIKKGKMCCLFINDLDAGAGRMGGTTQYTVNNQMVNATLMNIADAPTNVQLPGMYNKEENPRVPIIVTGNDFSTLYAPLIRDGRMEKFYWAPTREDRIGVCKGIFRTDNVPDEAVVRLVDTFPGQSIDFFGALRARVYDDEVRKWVGEIGVENISKRLVNSREGPPTFDQPKMTIEKLMEYGHMLVQEQENVKRVQLADKYLSEAALGQANDDAMATGAFYGK encoded by the exons ATGGCTTCTGCTTTCTCATCCACCGTTGGAGCTCCG GCGTCGACCCCGACCACCTTCCTCGGGAAGAAGGTGAAGAAGCAGGCCGGTACGTTGAACTACTACCATGGTGGCAACAAGATCAACAGTAGGGTGGTCAGGGCCATGGCGGCCAAAAAGGAACTTGACGAGGGCAAGCAGACCGATGCCGATCGGTGGAAGGGTCTCGCTTACGACATCTCCGACGACCAGCAGGACATCACCAGGGGGAAAGGTATCGTGGACTCCCTGTTCCAGGCCCCCATGGGCGACGGCACCCACGAGGCCATCCTGAGCTCCTACGAGTACATCAGCCAGGGCCTGCGGAAGTACGACTTCGACAACACCATGGACGGGCTCTACATCGCCCCGGCATTCATGGACAAGCTCATCGTCCACCTCGCCAAGAACTTCATGACGCTCCCCAACATCAAGGTCCCTCTCATCCTGGGCATCTGGGGAGGCAAGGGACAGGGCAAGTCGTTCCAGTGCGAGCTGGTGTTCGCCAAGATGGGCATCAACCCCATCATGATGAGCGCCGGAGAGCTGGAGAGCGGCAACGCCGGCGAGCCGGCCAAGCTGATCCGGCAGAGGTACCGCGAGGCGGCGGACATTATCAAGAAGGGCAAGATGTGCTGCCTCTTCATCAACGACCTGGACGCCGGCGCGGGGCGGATGGGCGGGACGACGCAGTACACGGTGAACAACCAGATGGTGAACGCCACCTTGATGAACATCGCGGACGCGCCCACCAACGTGCAGCTCCCGGGGATGTACAACAAGGAGGAGAACCCACGCGTGCCCATCATCGTCACCGGCAACGACTTCTCGACGCTGTACGCGCCCCTCATCCGCGACGGCCGCATGGAGAAGTTCTACTGGGCGCCCACCCGCGAGGACCGCATCGGGGTGTGCAAGGGCATCTTCCGCACCGACAACGTCCCGGACGAGGCTGTGGTGAGGCTGGTGGACACCTTCCCGGGGCAATCCATCGACTTCTTCGGCGCGCTGCGGGCGCGGGTGTACGACGACGAGGTGCGCAAGTGGGTCGGCGAGATCGGCGTCGAGAACATCTCCAAGCGCCTCGTCAACTCCAGGGAGGGGCCGCCGACGTTCGACCAGCCCAAGATGACCATCGAGAAGCTCATGGAGTACGGCCACATGCTGGTCCAGGAGCAGGAGAACGTGAAGCGTGTGCAGCTCGCCGACAAGTACCTCAGCGAGGCGGCGCTCGGCCAAGCCAACGACGACGCCATGGCGACCGGCGCCTTCTACGGCAAGTAG
- the LOC732707 gene encoding ribulose bisphosphate carboxylase/oxygenase activase A, chloroplastic isoform X1: MAAAFSSTVGAPASTPTNFLGKKLKKQVTSAVNYHGKSSKANRFTVMAAENIDEKRNTDKWKGLAYDISDDQQDITRGKGIVDSLFQAPTGDGTHEAVLSSYEYVSQGLKKYDFDNTMGGFYIAPAFMDKLVVHLSKNFMTLPNIKIPLILGIWGGKGQGKSFQCELVFAKMGINPIMMSAGELESGNAGEPAKLIRQRYREAADMIKKGKMCCLFINDLDAGAGRMGGTTQYTVNNQMVNATLMNIADAPTNVQLPGMYNKEENPRVPIVVTGNDFSTLYAPLIRDGRMEKFYWAPTRDDRIGVCKGIFQTDNVSDESVVKIVDTFPGQSIDFFGALRARVYDDEVRKWVTSTGIENIGKKLVNSRDGPVTFEQPKMTVEKLLEYGHMLVQEQDNVKRVQLADTYMSQAALGDANQDAMKTGTFYGKGAQQGTLPVPAGCTDQTAKNFDPTARSDDGSCLYTF, from the exons ATGGCTGCTGCCTTCTCCTCCACCGTCGGTGCCCCG GCTTCTACGCCGACCAACTTCCTCGGGAAGAAGCTCAAGAAGCAGGTGACCTCGGCCGTGAACTACCATGGCAAGAGCTCCAAGGCCAACAGGTTCACGGTCATGGCAGCGGAAAACATCGAcgagaagaggaacaccgacaagTGGAAGGGTCTTGCGTACGATATCTCCGACGACCAGCAGGACATCACCAGAGGGAAGGGCATCGTGGACTCCCTCTTCCAGGCGCCCACTGGCGACGGCACCCACGAGGCCGTCCTCAGCTCATACGAGTACGTCAGCCAGGGACTCAAGAAGTACGACTTCGACAACACCATGGGAGGCTTCTACATCGCTCCTGCTTTCATGGACAAGCTTGTTGTCCATCTCTCCAAGAACTTCATGACCCTGCCCAACATCAAG ATCCCACTCATCTTGGGTATCTGGGGAGGCAAGGGTCAAGGAAAATCCTTCCAGTGTGAGCTTGTCTTCGCCAAGATGGGCATCAA CCCAATCATGATGAGTGCCGGAGAGCTGGAGAGTGGCAACGCCGGAGAGCCAGCCAAGCTCATCAGGCAGCGGTACCGTGAGGCTGCAGACATGATCAAGAAGGGTAAGATGTGCTGCCTCTTCATCAACGATCTTGACGCCGGTGCGGGTAGGATGGGCGGGACCACACAGTACACCGTCAACAACCAGATGGTGAACGCCACCCTCATGAACATCGCCGATGCCCCCACCAATGTGCAGCTCCCAGGCATGTACAACAAGGAGGAGAACCCACGTGTGCCCATCGTCGTCACTGGTAACGATTTCTCGACGTTGTACGCCCCTCTGATCCGTGATGGTCGTATGGAGAAGTTCTACTGGGCTCCCACCCGCGACGACCGTATCGGTGTCTGCAAGGGTATCTTCCAGACCGACAATGTCAGCGACGAGTCCGTCGTCAAGATCGTCGACACCTTCCCAGGACAATCCATCG ACTTTTTCGGTGCTCTGCGTGCTCGGGTGTACGACGACGAGGTGCGCAAGTGGGTGACCTCTACCGGTATCGAGAACATTGGCAAGAAGCTGGTGAACTCGCGGGACGGACCAGTGACCTTTGAGCAGCCAAAGATGACAGTGGAGAAGCTGCTAGAGTACGGGCACATGCTCGTCCAGGAGCAGGACAATGTCAAGCGTGTGCAGCTTGCTGACACCTACATGAGCCAGGCAGCTCTGGGTGATGCTAACCAGGATGCGATGAAGACTGGTACCTTCTACG GTAAAGGGGCACAGCAAGGTACTTTGCCTGTACCGGCAGGATGCACCGACCAGACTGCCAAGAACTTCGACCCAACGGCGAGGAGTGACGACGGCAGCTGCCTTTACACCTTTTAA